A single genomic interval of Fusarium verticillioides 7600 chromosome 8, whole genome shotgun sequence harbors:
- a CDS encoding ATP-dependent Clp protease, protease subunit, with protein sequence MLVCRKAFGDEQPNFSHGRIVIDKSHSFVKLPPTTSARPRSVNLHHRSHTFAIMFLRPRTLRVLRGVSQQHVRAFGFSSSSGNSPMSPMGNIPMPYIEESSAAGRKTWDIFSKLLQERIVVLNGEVNDYMSASIVSQLLWLESDTPDKPITMYINSPGGSVTSGMAIYDTMTYIKSPVSTVCVGGAASMAAILLAGGEAGKRFSLPHSSIMIHQPLGGTRGQASDIMIYANQIQKTREQSNRIMQYHLNKAKGHEKYSLEEINDLMERDKYLSPEEALELGVIDEILTKRPESEQEKKEKEEKQGWADTPQTS encoded by the exons ATGCTTGTTTGTCGCAAGGCGTTTGGGGATGAACAGCCAAATTTCTCCCACGGTCGGATcgttatcgataagagcCACAGCTTCGTCAAGCTTCCCCCCACCACTTCCGCCCGGCCCCGGTCCGTAAACTTACATCACCGTTCACATACATTCGCGATCATGTTTCTACGGCCGAGAACATTGCGCGTGCTGCGCGGCGTGTCGCAACAACATGTGAGAGCTTTTGGCTTCTCCAGTTCTTCTGGAAACTCGCCAATGTCACCAATGGGCAACATTCCCATGCCCTACATCGAGGAGTCGTCG GCTGCCGGAAGAAAAACAT GGGATATCTTTTCCAAGCTCCTACAG GAACGTATCGTCGTCCTAAATGGTGAAGTTAACGACTACATGTCTGCTTCGATCGTGTCACAGCTGCTTTGGCTCGAGTCCGATACCCCCGATAAGCCGATCACGATGTACATCAACTCTCCTGGTGGTTCGGTCACCTCAG GAATGGCAATCTACGATACCATGACCTACATCAAGTCACCAGTATCAACAGTGTGTGTCGGCGGTGCCGCGTCAATGGCTGCAATCCTCCTTGCTGGGGGTGAAGCAGGCAAGCGATTCTCTCTCCCCCATAGCTCGATCATGATCCATCAACCACTCGGCGGCACTCGAGGACAGGCATCTGACATTATGATTTACGCAAACCAGATCCAGAAGACACGGGAGCAGTCGAATAGAATCATGCAGTATCACCTCAACAAGGCAAAGGGCCATGAGAAGTATTCTCTTGAGGAGATTAATGATCTAATGGAACGGGATAAATACTTGTCTCCTGAGGAAGCTTTGGAACTCGGAGTCATTGATGAGATTTTGACGAAGAGACCTGAGTctgagcaagagaagaaagagaaagaggagaagcaggGCTGGGCCGATACACCCCAGACGAGTTAA
- a CDS encoding dihydroxy-acid dehydratase, mitochondrial, protein MLSRSLLRSRAVGAFPLSARSNGRFFSASALRADDKINKVSANITQPKAQGASQAMLYATGLSEDDMNKAQVGISSVWYEGNPCNMHLMDLSAVVKESVAKAGLIPYRFNTIGVSDGISMGTTGMRYSLQSREIIADSIETVMNGQWYDGNISLPGCDKNMPGVAIAMGRVNRPSIMVYGGTIRPGCTKQGESIDIVSAFQAYGQYITGEITEEQRFDIIRNACPGGGACGGMYTANTMATALETLGLTLPGSSSSPAEDPSKKAECESVGPAIRNILKEDIRPRDIMTRQAFENAMIVTTILGGSTNAVLHLIAIADSVGIKLDIEDFQKVSDRTPFLADLKPSGKWVMADMHKIGGTPALLKFLLKEGIIDGSGITVTGKTMKQNVENMPGFPEDQTIIRPLSNPIKPTGHIQILRGSLAPGGCVGKITGKEGLRFEGKARVYDSEPDFIASLEAGEIKKGEKTVVIIRYDGPKGGPGMPEMLKPSSAIMGAGLGKDVALLTDGRFSGGSHGFIIGHIVPEAMEGGPIALVEDGDTIVIDAETRAIDLVVPEEEVARRRKAWKAPAPRYTKGTLSKYAQLVRNASEGCVTDSGLKN, encoded by the exons ATGCTTTCTAGGTCGTTGTTGAGGTCTAGAGCTGTGGGAGCTTTCCCCCTCTCTGCGAGGAGCAATGG acgcttcttctccgcctcTGCCCTCCGCGCCgatgacaagatcaacaaggtcTCCGCCAACATCACCCAGCCCAAGGCCCAGGGCGCATCCCAGGCTATGCTCTACGCCACTGGTCTCTCAGAGGATGACATGAACAAGGCTCAGGTTGGTATTTCGTCCGTTTGGTACGAGGGAAACCCTTGTAACATGCACCTCATGGACCTCTCCGCCGTCGTCAAGGAGTCCGTCGCCAAGGCTGGTCTTATTCCCTATCGATTCAACACTATTGGTGTCTCTGATGGTATTTCCATGGGTACAACTGGTATGCGATACTCGCTCCAGAGTCGAGAGATTATCGCCGATAGTATTGAAACTGTCATGAATGGTCAGTGGTATGATGGAAACATCAGCTTGCCTGGTTGCGACAAGAACATGCCTGGTGTCGCCATTGCAATGGGCCGTGTCAACCGTCCCAGTATCATGGTCTACGGTGGTACCATTCGTCCTGGCTGCACCAAGCAGGGCGAGTCCATCGATATCGTTTCCGCTTTCCAGGCCTACGGTCAATACATCACAGGCGAGATCACCGAGGAGCAGCGATTCGACATTATCCGAAACGCCTGccctggtggtggtgcctGTGGTGGCATGTACACTGCCAACACCATGGCCACCGCCCTTGAGACTCTTGGTCTCACTCTTCCcggtagcagcagcagccctgCTGAGGATCCTAGCAAGAAGGCTGAGTGCGAGAGCGTTGGACCTGCTATCCGCAACATTCTCAAGGAGGACATTCGACCTCGCGACATCATGACTCGCCAGGCCTTCGAGAACGCCATGATCGTCACAACCATCCTTGGTGGCAGCACCAACGCCGTCCTGCACCTTATCGCCATTGCCGACTCTGTCGGTATTAAGCTCGACATTGAGGACTTCCAGAAGGTTTCCGACCGCACTCCCTTCCTTGCCGACCTGAAGCCCTCCGGAAAGTGGGTCATGGCCGATATGCACAAGATTGGCGGTACTCccgctcttctcaagttccttctCAAGGAGGGTATCATTGATGGCTCTGGTATTACCGTTACTGGTAAGACCATGAAGCAGAACGTCGAGAACATGCCCGGCTTCCCTGAGGACCAGACCATCATCCGACCCCTGAGCAACCCTATCAAGCCTACTGGCCACATCCAGATCCTCCGCGGTTCTCTCGCCCCTGGCGGTTGTGTCGGTAAGATCACCGGTAAGGAGGGTCTCCGATTCGAGGGTAAAGCTCGTGTCTATGACTCTGAGCCCGATTTCATTGCCAGTCTCGAGGctggtgagatcaagaagggtgagaagacCGTTGTCATCATCCGATATGACGGTCCCAAGGGTGGTCCCGGTATGcctgagatgttgaagcctTCTTCCGCTATCATGGGTGCCGGTCTCGGAAAGGACGTTGCTCTTCTCACTGACGGTCGCTTCTCTGGTGGTTCCCACGGTTTCATCATTGGTCACATCGTCCCTGAGGCTATGGAGGGTGGCCCCATCGCTCTCGTTGAGGACGGtgacaccatcgtcatcgacgCCGAGACCCGAGCTATCGATCTTGTCGTccctgaggaggaggttgccCGACGTCGCAAGGCCTGGAAGGCTCCCGCTCCTCGATACACCAAGGGCACACTGAGCAAGTACGCTCAGCTTGTGAGGAACGCCAGTGAGGGCTGTGTCACAGACAGCGGTCTCAAGAACTAA
- a CDS encoding kinesin family member C1 produces MEENPTFRSSKISRLPAPSMSMSIGAGGAGLTEWSESQHNARIASTASSLSALKNLKREIPQPASQSDPKRKPLSDRALEYPPKPASHVPAAAGIRSNMRPQSLAGMSSGLKQPSATQSRYGASSNVFSRNQAARNGAPTATSRVNGVNGVNGVNGRPGHARSKSQAPRPRTAHALREEDRYEAPTNNAWDVDGRVVDMESQFKELKEMVNTTLSERKGQDDALELAKKRVQELEGDREKLDLRNDALKSDLDAAREEGRQIRHEMEKQKWEYQRQVDDLERKHRERIDDMSRQHRTAVDELRRELDRLKEQETKDHEQKIESLTRMYHQELAEERQKKDREIQELRLRMGNEHQDMGMAIQKKDRELQEVNSQVEGLRGDLERERTLKNSLQTNIAELSAANTTLEAKINSLKSHVEFLESDSKAQSDSFASMEARLQEALRIAEEAQHKLIKEETERRVLFNKYQELKGNIRVMCRVRPALGNGEGEEAKMLFPDDKTSAEIVLAGPEEKSSLGQITRKNYPFEFDRVFVPGTQNQEIFGEISQLVQSALDGYNVCIFCYGQTGSGKTHTMSSNDGMIPRATHMIYDTITKLKEKSWEYTMEGSFVEVYNEELNDLLTPNERSAKRLEIRHDEARKQTTITNCTSVRLDSPSSVETMLEEAQNNRSVAATKANERSSRSHSIFILKLIGENSATGERCEGTLNLVDLAGSERLKHSQAEGDRMKETQNINKSLSCLGDVIEALGRGSGHIPYRNSKLTHLLQYSLGGNSKTLMFVMVSPLEQHLKETLTSLRFATKVHNTHIGTAKATKKVRDST; encoded by the exons ATGGAGGAGAATCCG ACATTTAGGAGCTCCAAGATTAGTCGACTGCCGGCAccgtcgatgtcgatgtcaatAGGGGCTGGAGGGGCTGGGCTCACGGAATGGAGCGAATCGCAACATAATGCCCGCATTGCATCGACGGCAAGTTCGTTGTCGGCTCTGAAGAATCTGAAGCGAGAGATTCCTCAGCCAG CATCGCAATCTGACCCGAAGCGCAAACCTCTTTCTGATCGCGCCCTCGAATATCCTCCAAAGCCAGCCTCACATGTTCCCGCCGCGGCTGGTATCAGATCAAATATGAGGCCTCAGAGCCTGGCTGGAATGTCCTCTGGG CTCAAGCAACCCTCGGCCACCCAGTCACGATACGGCGCATCTTCAAATGTCTTTAGCAGAAACCAGGCCGCACGAAACGGTGCCCCGACAGCCACATCACGAGTCAATGGAGTGAACGGCGTCAATGGCGTCAACGGACGTCCTGGCCATGCCCGATCCAAGAGTCAAGCGCCTCGGCCGCGTACGGCCCATGCTCTCCGCGAAGAAGACCGATACGAAGCCCCAACCAACAATG CCTGGGACGTCGATGGCCGAGTAGTTGATATGGAGTCTCAATtcaaagagctcaaggagatggtGAATACTACACTGAGCGAACGAAAGGGACAAGACGAtgctcttgaacttgccaAGAAGCGAG TGCAAGAGTTGGAGGGTGACAGAGAGAAACTTGACCTGAGGAACGACGCACTCAAGTCCGATCTTGACgcagcaagagaagagggacGCCAGATTCGacatgagatggagaaacaGAAGTGGGAATACCAACGACAAGTGGATGACCTGGAACGAAAGCACCGAGAAAGGATCGACGATATGTCAAGGCAACATCGAACAGCAGTCGACGAGCTTCGAAGGGAACTGGACCGACTGAAAGAGCAAGAGACGAAAGACCACGAGCAAAAGATCGAAAGCCTGACTAGAATGTACCATCAAGAGCTAGCCGAAGAGCGGCAGAAGAAGGACCGCGAAATCCAGGAACTACGACTCCGGATGGGCAATGAGCACCAAGACATGGGAATGGCCatccagaagaaggatcgGGAACTTCAAGAAGTCAACTCTCAAGTGGAAGGCCTTCGAGGAGACCTCGAGCGAGAACGTACCCTGAAGAACAGCCTACAGACGAACATCGCCGAGCTTTCAGCAGCTAACACAAccctcgaggccaagatcaactcACTAAAATCGCACGTCGAATTTCTGGAATCTGACAGTAAGGCACAATCCGACTCGTTTGCTAGCATGGAAGCGcgtctccaagaagctctgcGCATTGCAGAAGAGGCCCAgcacaaactcatcaaggaggagacAGAACGCCGAGTGCTGTTCAACAAGTATCAGGAGCTCAAGGGCAACATCCGAGTCATGTGTCGTGTGCGACCTGCACTTGGCAATggtgagggcgaggaggccaagatgTTGTTCCCTGATGACAAGACATCTGCGGAAATCGTTCTGGCTGGtcctgaggagaagagcagTTTGGGACAGATCACACGAAAGAACTACCCGTTCGAGTTTGATCGCGTCTTCGTTCCTGGCACTCAGAACCAGGAGATCTTTGGCGAAATCTCCCAGCTTGTTCAGAGCGCTCTTGATGGATACAATGTTTGTATCTTCTGTTATGGTCAAACTGGGTCTGGAAAGACACACACCATGTCTTCAAACGATGGTATGATCCCTCGTGCCACCCACATGATCtacgacaccatcaccaagctcaaggagaagtctTGGGAGTACACAATGGAGGGCTCATTCGTTGAGGTGTACAACGAGGAGCTCAACGATTTGTTGACGCCAAATGAGCGATCGGCGAAGAGGCTCGAGATTCGACATGACGAAGCTCGCAAGCAGACAACCATCACAAACTGCACGTCAGTCCGTCTCGACAGCCCGTCAAGTGTGGAGACGATGCTTGAAGAGGCGCAGAATAACCGATCAGTGGCTGCCACCAAAGCCAACGAGCGTTCATCTCGTTCTcacagcatcttcatcctgAAGTTGATCGGAGAGAACTCTGCTACAGGGGAGCGCTGCGAGGGTACGCTTAACCTAGTCGACTTGGCTGGTTCCGAGCGTCTCAAACACTCGCAGGCCGAGGGCGACCGTATGAAGGAGACtcaaaacatcaacaagagtcTCAgctgtcttggtgatgttatTGAGGCCCTTGGTCGAGGTTCAGGACACATTCCATACCGCAACTCCAAGTTGACACACTTGCTACAGTACAGTTTGGGCGGC